Proteins from a genomic interval of Yarrowia lipolytica chromosome 1E, complete sequence:
- a CDS encoding uncharacterized protein (Compare to YALI0E04466g, some similarities with DEHA0E21846g Debaryomyces hansenii) gives MANDKDQDGFFPKYQQPSFVLRMWGKLVPAADNKYALTIVCAAQMGVGVLLLAYPRRSTFRAKYGKWPYRAVKATGILTGSALIGCTAIFDLARTRNLTYDPWAQRARADRVKALKEGKKVTWWWGAHDHKPVGMNEYMSELRVLLEIKKMQYNKKKLADVAESGFKPTEPLLSSDLYMDDILWKYVLPRVFPDEVPISPISRKLTEAMFQSLGLTYEELVAANRKFREGVLEQVENPLFLAHRPWLFGSSSSMDAAIKEVLGEGSNDPDILEGLYNDIAEQWDGSIMWGIIAGETDVTIRLIPGTDIVELVEEAEDEE, from the coding sequence ATGGCAAACGACAAAGACCAAGATGGGTTCTTTCCCAAGTATCAGCAGCCCTCATTTGTCCTGCGCATGTGGGGCAAACTGGTACCCGCGGCCGATAACAAATATGCACTTACCATTGTATGTGCTGCTCAGATGGGTGTGGGCGTCTTGCTGCTAGCCTATCCGCGGAGATCAACTTTCAGGGCCAAATACGGAAAGTGGCCATACAGAGCAGTCAAGGCTACAGGCATCCTCACTGGATCAGCACTCATCGGCTGCACCGCAATATTTGATTTGGCACGCACGAGAAACCTCACATACGACCCCTGGGCCCAGCGAGCTCGTGCAGACCGAGTCAAGGCTCTGAAGGAAGGCAAAAAGGTTACATGGTGGTGGGGAGCTCACGATCACAAGCCTGTGGGTATGAACGAATACATGTCCGAGCTACGGGTTCTCTTGGAGATTAAGAAGATGCAAtacaacaagaagaagctggcGGATGTCGCTGAGAGTGGTTTCAAGCCCACAGAGCCTCTCCTCTCGTCTGATCTCTACATGGACGATATTTTGTGGAAGTACGTGCTGCCTCGAGTTTTCCCCGATGAGGTTCCCATATCCCCCATCTCTCGAAAACTTACAGAGGCCATGTTCCAGTCTCTGGGTCTCACATATGAGGAGCTGGTGGCTGCAAACCGAAAGTTCCGAGAAGGAGTGCTGGAGCAGGTAGAGAATCCTCTGTTTCTTGCACACCGGCCATGGCTGTTTGGAAGCTCTAGCAGCATGGATGCagccatcaaggaggttCTTGGAGAGGGGTCCAACGACCCAGATATCCTGGAAGGTCTCTACAATGACATTGCAGAACAATGGGATGGATCCATCATGTGGGGCATCATTGCAGGAGAGACAGATGTGACCATTCGTCTGATTCCTGGAACCGATATcgtggagctggtggaggaggctgaagatgaagaaTAG
- a CDS encoding uncharacterized protein (Compare to YALI0E04488g, weakly similar to uniprot|Q96U38 Neurospora crassa B2J23.080), with protein sequence MARTPVYFIPHGGPTFMYENHPGGDKGAFDYLRHLGRDLIQKHKENPDSVKGVIVMSAHWESANQQDENPKGTGNNEFPKVNGKGIPVGIVTDKNDNYPNLEYDFFNFPAHMYEEKFWAKGNHASAEKIAKLIDNTPGYYAQLRSDKKWDHGVWVASRVMFEEAGEEKGALKFPIINISEPAGDDVDHLSPRQLSERFYNLGKALAPLRDEGYWIIGSGMSVHNLRERRKFADGGEPEYSQPFEDAVKDVVENVTSVPVSDEQNLENLSELWKNPHRPAAHPTAEHLFPFYFSAGAADGDKGVQEYTKISGSTAWGLFKWGGSTGDY encoded by the coding sequence ATGGCCCGCACACCTGTCTACTTCATTCCTCATGGAGGCCCCACCTTCATGTACGAGAATCACCCTGGAGGAGATAAAGGAGCCTTTGACTATCTCAGACATCTTGGACGAGATCTGATCCAGAAACACAAGGAGAATCCCGACTCTGTCAAGGGCGTTATTGTTATGTCGGCCCACTGGGAAAGTGCGAACCAGCAGGACGAGAACCCCAAGGGTACCGGTAACAACGAGTTTCCCAAGGTCAATGGTAAGGGTATTCCCGTGGGAATTGTGACtgacaaaaacgacaactACCCCAACCTCGAATACGATTTCTTCAATTTCCCAGCCCACATGTATGAGGAGAAGTTCTGGGCTAAGGGCAACCATGCCTCTGCTGAGAAGATCGCCAAACTTATTGATAACACCCCTGGCTACTATGCCCAATTGAGAAGTGACAAGAAGTGGGATCATGGCGTGTGGGTCGCTTCCAGAGTTATGTTTGAAGAAGCTGGTGAGGAAAAAGGTGCCCTCAAGTTCCCCATCATCAATATTTCAGAACCTGCAGGTGACGACGTGGACCATCTGAGTCCTCGACAGCTGTCTGAGAGATTCTACAACCTCGGCAAGGCACTCGCACCTCTGAGAGATGAGGGATATTGGATAATTGGATCCGGTATGTCAGTTCACAATCTTCGAGAACGACGTAAGTTTGCTGATGGTGGAGAGCCCGAGTATTCCCAGCCTTTTGAAGATGCTGTCAAGGACGTGGTAGAGAATGTCACGAGTGTGCCTGTTTCTGATGAGCAAAATCTGGAAAACCTTTCAGAGCTTTGGAAGAACCCTCACCGACCAGCTGCCCATCCCACCGCTGAACATCTCTTTCCCTTCTACTTCTcagcaggagctgctgacgGTGACAAGGGTGTTCAGGAGTACACAAAGATCTCAGGCAGCACTGCATGGGGTCTATTCAAATGGGGTGGTTCCACAGGAGATTATTAA
- a CDS encoding uncharacterized protein (Compare to YALI0E04576g, weakly similar to uniprot|P33418 Saccharomyces cerevisiae YKL205w LOS1 pre-tRNA splicing protein, similar to Saccharomyces cerevisiae LOS1 (YKL205W); ancestral locus Anc_1.519) → MVAPPTARDSPQCVIFRVTFQTNLALQLRRGFHKIHNINQMEDQIEQAVDIAIQGVGDPAVRQQALDFCNQVKASDEGWQMCLAMFAGDRKRSDAARYFSLQVIDEALGRLNREQLVYVRDHLFAYVRMGSGLSQGQANVNVGQAVSFADDPVHMKNKLGETLAYLFIMTYTEIWDTFFYDFERLLESPENQFGNPRAADLYLRVLNDIHREIGDTLIIRDPAVQSRNNDLKDLIRNRDMARLADSWKKILMYYKDQQLEPLATEIVNNALRVIGGWVSWAELTLIAEPEALEAIFNLLSSPKSRIHACDCLSEIVAKKMYPNAKFQLIQSLNLTSIIHTLSQSADIEFDERVAKLANSIGSELIHIVETESQEFSANCEALLLDMFPLLLRYLGNEYDDTSSQVLPSVGSYLQLVRRDSKREKAKINPNRLTKNTADQYENFPADRTFISDQRHAVVRSILEAVMKKCRYLDDQEWEEDEDGEFCELRQRLKNLQDMCASIDNQLFLDDVCPVISQALSLPPTADWRDIELGMFELQTLSEAMRSGALSTVKTGQNESPATQAFNNLFFQMVASDAVAQCPQPAVHLLFMEIVVKHSSLFSQHNTNLLNRVLEFFVSPLGIQNSESTKVQMRSWILFHKFCKSVKPQIGQVAQLLVDSIRPLLVIQTEDDTDSDDESAGSAFNAQLNLFELSGILVSILDEASATNGVEQTLQPIFTAVEKAIGVSPPNAESITLVHHNLVAIGTFAHGLDGSSNKLPDGILQLFKNSAEVVNVALDRIPDTKVREAARTVFTRLVPILGSSILSEISTLIQILLQRCSHAELADFLGFLGHLLHSFRNDEGVYNMLKSLLSPLCQRVFASLEELSASADAGNTDDKVLKVEIQRAYLMFIMQILRDRMGGAIVEDKQLADSIIKSVIHYASDPTDIYTCRSAASCLTKMIQLWGNGELEAASAEESVFDQGQKIDGFEQIVLEFSGLCWQVPASSGFNLQDAQSKILVTELGNIQKHIYLKKGDQFLSYLVEQYFPQIGVPDNAAKDYVEKLKTLENKDFKKYFSAFVNELVK, encoded by the coding sequence ATGGTTGCCCCACCAACTGCACGTGACTCGCCACAGTGTGTAATTTTCCGGGTAACTTTTCAAACAAATCTAGCTTTGCAACTAAGACGTGGTTTTCATAAAATTCACAACATCAACCAAATGGAAGACCAAATCGAACAGGCGGTAGATATCGCGATCCAAGGCGTCGGCGACCCGGCCGTGCGACAGCAGGCCCTGGATTTCTGCAACCAGGTCAAGGCGTCTGACGAAGGTTGGCAGATGTGCTTGGCGATGTTTGCTGGAGACCGGAAGCGAAGTGATGCTGCGCGATACTTTAGTCTTCAGGTGATTGATGAGGCTCTGGGTCGGCTCAACCGTGAGCAGCTTGTCTATGTGCGTGATCACCTTTTTGCATACGTGAGAATGGGCAGTGGACTCAGCCAGGGACAGGCCAACGTCAATGTCGGCCAGGCCGTCAGCTTTGCTGATGATCCAGTCCACATGAAGAACAAGCTGGGTGAAACCCTGGCCTATCTGTTCATTATGACCTACACGGAAATTTGGGACACCTTCTTTTACGACTTTGAGCGGCTACTGGAGAGCCCCGAGAACCAGTTTGGCAACCCGCGTGCGGCGGATCTGTACCTACGCGTACTGAACGATATCCACCGAGAGATTGGAGACACGCTGATTATTCGAGATCCTGCGGTTCAGTCGCGCAACAACGACCTCAAGGATCTGATCCGGAACCGAGATATGGCCCGTCTGGCAGACTCCTGGAAAAAGATTCTCATGTACTACAAGGACCAGCAACTGGAGCCCCTGGCCACTGAGATTGTCAACAACGCTCTTCGCGTAATCGGAGGATGGGTTTCTTGGGCCGAGCTGACCCTCATTGCAGAGCCCGAGGCGCTGGAGGCTATTTTCAACCTGCTGAGCTCTCCAAAGTCCCGAATTCACGCCTGCGACTGTCTCAGTGAGATTGTCGCCAAGAAAATGTACCCTAACGCGAAGTTTCAGCTCATCCAGTCGCTCAACCTCACCAGCATCATTCACACTCTATCGCAGTCTGCAGACATTGAGTTCGACGAGCGGGTTgccaagctggccaacTCCATCGGCTCCGAACTCATTCACATTGTCGAAACAGAAAGCCAAGAGTTCAGCGCAAACTGTGAggctctgcttctggacATGTTCCCTCTGTTGCTGCGTTACCTCGGCaacgagtacgacgacACCTCGTCCCAGGTTCTACCCTCTGTGGGCTCCTACTTGCAGCTGGTTAGACGAGACTCCAAGCGAGAAAAGGCCAaaatcaaccccaacaGACTCACAAAAAACACCGCCGACCAGTATGAAAACTTCCCTGCTGACAGAACCTTCATTTCCGACCAACGCCATGCCGTGGTCCGGTCTATTCTTGAGGCTGTCATGAAGAAGTGCAGATACCTTGACGACCAAGAgtgggaggaggatgaggatggCGAGTTCTGCGAACTGCGACAACGGCTCAAAAACCTGCAGGATATGTGCGCATCTATCGACAACCAGCTGTTCCTTGATGACGTCTGTCCTGTCATCTCCCAGGCTCTCTCTCTGCCTCCTACTGCTGATTGGAGAGACATCGAACTGGGTATGTTTGAGCTTCAGACCCTGTCCGAGGCCATGCGATCGGGCGCTCTATCCACTGTCAAGACTGGGCAGAACGAGTCACCCGCTACCCAGGCCTTCAACAACCTGTTCTTCCAGATGGTTGCCTCTGACGCCGTGGCTCAATGCCCCCAGCCCGCCGTGCATCTGCTGTTCATGGAAATTGTCGTCAAACATTCTTCGCTCTTTTCgcaacacaacaccaacctTCTAAACCGCGTGCTGGAGTTCTTCGTCTCACCTTTGGGCATCCAGAACTCCGAGTCCACAAAGGTTCAAATGCGGTCCTGGATCTTGTTCCACAAGTTCTGCAAGTCTGTCAAGCCTCAGATTGGCCAGGTCGCTCAGCTGCTGGTGGACTCCATCCGGCCCCTGCTAGTCATCCAGACTGAGGACGACACTGACTCCGATGATGAGAGCGCTGGCTCGGCCTTCAACGCCCAGCTCAACCTCTTCGAACTGTCTGGTATCCTTGTTTCCATTCTTGACGAGGCATCTGCCACCAACGGAGTCGAACAGACTCTCCAACCTATCTTTACTgctgtggagaaggccatTGGAGTGTCTCCTCCCAACGCCGAGTCCATCACTCTGGTCCACCATAATCTGGTTGCGATTGGCACTTTCGCCCACGGCTTGGATGGATCTTCTAACAAGCTGCCGGACGGcattctccagctcttcaaAAACTCTGCCGAGGTGGTCAATGTAGCCCTCGACCGAATCCCTGATACCAAGGTCCGGGAGGCTGCGCGAACGGTCTTCACCCGTCTGGTGCCCATTCTGGGCTCCTCCATTCTCTCCGAGATATCCACTCTCATCCAAATCTTGCTTCAGAGATGCTCTCATGCCGAGCTTGCCGACTTCCTGGGCTTCCTTGGCCATCTGCTGCATTCCTTCCGAAACGACGAGGGTGTCTACAACATGCTTAAATCTCTGCTGTCTCCACTCTGCCAGCGTGTGTTTGCCTCTCTTGAGGAGCTGTCTGCGTCCGCAGACGCCGGAAACACTGACGacaaggtgctcaaggtGGAGATCCAGCGTGCATACCTCATGTTCATCATGCAGATTCTACGAGATCGAATGGGAGGAGCCATTGTCGAGGACAAGCAACTGGCCgactccatcatcaagtcAGTCATCCACTATGCTTCCGACCCCACCGACATTTATACCTGTCGATCCGCTGCCTCTTGTCTCACCAAGATGATTCAGCTGTGGGGCAACGGTGAGCTTGaagctgcttctgccgAGGAGAGCGTGTTTGACCAAGGCCAGAAGATTGACGGCTTCGAGCAGATTGTGCTGGAGTTCTCTGGACTGTGCTGGCAGGTGCCTGCCTCGTCGGGTTTCAATCTGCAGGACGCCCAGAGTAAGATTTTGGTGACGGAGCTTGGAAACATTCAGAAGCACATCTATCTGAAGAAGGGAGACCAGTTCCTTAGCTATTTAGTCGAGCAGTACTTCCCTCAGATTGGAGTGCCCGACAACGCCGCCAAGGACTACGTCGAGAAACTCAAGACCttggagaacaaggactTCAAAAAGTACTTTTCCGCTTTTGTTAACGAGCTGGTCAAGTAG
- a CDS encoding uncharacterized protein (Compare to YALI0E04554g, no similarity, similar to Saccharomyces cerevisiae YKL047W; ancestral locus Anc_2.571) has product MQLFYATFDVKLGHSILKGFGEGLGGVEYKAIPSSFQQDDVVYLSHNGQPGVAVVVDRNIGNNEGERRNTVFALGVLVDEPWNYLNILDTTMKALEKGDEVKVLNGLWSLLTKGPKPMAPERHPIYALVPLLTMIGPEFFEIHRQTLLRNRLLIVLDHDTGITLEQATSLVYILGLLGASSDTLPELNLQYNVTVQDSERLAKMNNYLAITSDTIMLHRKSDHDVAVQLSNDGVQITNYGFPSQRDSRRYHVLTHFIKAVREEGRGPAFQQLLSQAHHSQPCPTSAKKPLWRQFYEVLANNMLWLASAGEISTIEDEQYLEGLEFDDEDDDSLTLEVLLVGYFQQITNRLNATVQSLVTRDLYRENHHTLTLAHADVLQTGLEMYNSHDEKFLHDYVERWWNTDINVSYLGLFKCC; this is encoded by the coding sequence ATGCAGCTCTTCTATGCCACTTTTGACGTGAAGCTGGGCCATTCGATACTCAAAGGATTTGGCGAAGGGCTAGGCGGCGTCGAGTACAAGGCTATTCCGTCATCGTTTCAGCAGGACGATGTGGTCTACCTCTCTCACAATGGACAACCAGGAGTGGCAGTTGTGGTGGACAGAAACATTGGCAACAACGAGGGCGAGCGAAGAAATACCGTCTTTGCGCTGGGAGTGCTTGTCGACGAGCCCTGGAATTACCTCAATATCTTGGATACAACTATGAAGGCTCTAGAAAAGGGAGACGAAGTGAAAGTGCTCAATGGACTCTGGTCGCTGCTAACAAAAGGGCCCAAGCCAATGGCGCCAGAACGACACCCCATCTATGCTCTGGTACCGTTGCTGACAATGATAGGGCCCGAGTTTTTTGAGATTCACCGACAAACGCTACTCAGAAACCGTCTACTCATAGTGCTGGACCACGACACTGGAATAACCCTGGAACAGGCAACATCGCTGGTATATATACTGGGACTCTTGGGGGCATCCAGCGACACATTACCGGAGCTCAACTTACAATACAACGTCACAGTTCAAGATTCCGAACGTCTGGCGAAGATGAACAACTACCTGGCCATCACCAGTGACACTATCATGTTACACAGAAAGAGTGACCACGACGTGGCTGTCCAACTATCGAATGACGGAGTGCAGATTACGAACTACGGTTTCCCCTCTCAACGCGACTCGAGAAGGTATCATGTTTTAACTCATTTCATTAAAGCGGTACGTGAAGAGGGAAGAGGCCCTGCGTTCCAGCAACTGTTATCCCAAGCACATCACAGTCAACCGTGTCCAACGTCGGCCAAGAAACCTCTATGGAGGCAGTTTTACGAGGTGCTTGCAAACAACATGCTGTGGCTGGCCTCGGCAGGCGAAATCTCCACCATCGAGGACGAACAGTATCTGGAGGGTTTGGAGTTtgacgatgaggacgatGACTCGCTAACTCTCGAGGTGCTTTTGGTTGGCTATTTCCAGCAAATAACCAACCGGCTGAATGCGACGGTCCAGAGTCTGGTGACACGGGATCTATATCGCGAAAACCACCATACTTTAACTCTGGCGCACGCAGACGTGCTTCAGACAGGTCTGGAGATGTACAACTCGCACGACGAGAAGTTTCTGCATGACTATGTGGAGCGTTGGTGGAACACTGACATCAACGTCAGTTATCTGGGGCTCTTCAAATGTTGTTAG
- a CDS encoding uncharacterized protein (Compare to YALI0E04510g, similar to uniprot|Q9URL7 Candida albicans PTR2 Peptide transport protein), producing MTSHLGDHLEDHLEPSRDDNLYYHEEEEAPGYQAYTSQADYPAKPTYSGSGSSQRRFDDYNTSLEKKEGDIEFTEVVDESEHYSQKWSTYTDEYNPDGLRVATDEECMTLRKIAAPISAMTYMLSLVEFAERGSYYGLTNVISNFVQFPLPPGGNGWGATPKDSQSTAGALNQGLQVATALTLVLQFLSYLTPLLGAYLADSKYGRFPTIWAGTIVCGVGHVIIVISGIPGVLEHQKASLGVFIAGLIIFAFGTGLFKPNLLPLLLEQYREDDNWVKKLKSGEEVVIDKESTLQRMTLVYYWSINVGGFLGLGTAYAEKRIGYWLAFLVPTILYFFLPFFLFIIRNRVYKAPSSEDSIIAGFVGVMWQWLFRKPSTYSEKFVADVWTTLKATRFFLFFPIYFINDNGIGALSNSQGSSMITNGVPNDLLNNFNPITIIVAVPIVNYILYPLLRRYRINFRASFRIFLGFMLAAFSPMIGAILQWRIYETSPCGYYATDCDKGVAPITIWWQVFPYFCTALSEIFAVTTSYELAYSLAPAHLRSIVLALLLFMSAFSTAIQTGITPALVDPHLIWPFVGISVAGAAFAIAFLCCYWRLGKGQEVSV from the coding sequence ATGACTTCACACCTTGGTGACCACCTCGAGGATCACCTGGAGCCATCCAGAGATGACAATCTCTATTATcatgaggaggaggaagctCCCGGTTACCAGGCATACACTTCTCAGGCAGATTACCCTGCGAAGCCTACCTACTCTGGAAGTGGTTCATCTCAGCGACGGTTCGATGACTATAACACTTCtcttgagaagaaggaaggTGATATCGAGTTCACCGAAGTCGTTGATGAGTCTGAACACTACTCGCAGAAGTGGTCTACGTATACTGACGAGTATAACCCTGACGGGCTGCGGGTCGCAACAGATGAGGAGTGTATGACTCTTCGAAAGATCGCTGCTCCGATCTCTGCCATGACTTACATGCTGTCTCTAGTCGAGTTTGCCGAACGAGGTTCCTATTATGGGCTAACCAacgtcatctccaactttgTTCAATTCCCTTTGCCTCCCGGAGGAAACGGCTGGGGTGCTACACCCAAAGACTCTCAGTCCACCGCTGGTGCTCTCAACCAGGGACTCCAGGTTGCTACTGCTCTCACTCTTGTTCTCCAATTTCTGTCCTACCTCACTCCCCTTCTTGGTGCTTACCTTGCAGATTCAAAGTACGGGCGTTTCCCCACAATTTGGGCCGGTACCATCGTTTGTGGAGTTGGTCATGTCATCATTGTTATTTCCGGTATCCCCGGTGTTCTTGAACACCAGAAGGCCTCATTAGGCGTGTTTATCGCTGGGTTGATCATCTTTGCTTTTGGAACAGGTCTATTCAAGCCTAATTTGTTGCCtctccttctggaacagTACCGAGAAGATGATAACTgggtcaagaagctcaagagTGGTGAGGAGGTTGTTATCGACAAAGAGTCCACCCTCCAGCGAATGACCCTGGTCTACTACTGGTCCATTAACGTCGGAGGATTCCTTGGTTTGGGTACTGCCTACGCTGAGAAGCGAATCGGCTACTGGCTCGCATTTCTGGTCCCCACTATCCTCTACTTCTTCCTtcccttcttcctctttaTTATCCGAAACCGGGTTTATAAGGCTCCTTCTAGCGAGGACTCCATCATCGCCGGTTTTGTCGGTGTTATGTGGCAGTGGCTCTTCAGAAAGCCTTCTACTTACTCGGAGAAGTTCGTGGCTGATGTCTGGACCACCCTCAAGGCTACCCGTTTCTTCCTTTTCTTCCCCATCTACTTCATCAATGACAACGGCATTGGAGCTCTTTCCAACTCACAGGGAAGTTCGATGATCACGAATGGTGTTCCGAAcgatctgctcaacaacTTCAATCCCATCACCATTATCGTGGCGGTGCCTATCGTCAACTATATCCTGTATCCTCTGCTGCGTCGATACAGAATCAACTTCCGCGCTTCGTTTCGAATCTTCCTGGGTTTCATGCTGGCAGCTTTCTCTCCCATGATTGGAGCCATTCTGCAGTGGCGAATCTATgaaacttctccttgtggaTACTACGCAACAGATTGTGACAAGGGTGTTGCTCCCATCACCATCTGGTGGCAGGTCTTCCCCTATTTCTGCACAGCGCTATCTGAAATCTTTGCCGTCACTACCTCCTACGAGCTGGCCTACTCCCTTGCGCCTGCCCATCTGCGATCTATTGTCCTcgctctgctgctcttcaTGTCGGCTTTCAGCACCGCCATTCAGACCGGTATCACTCCGGCGCTGGTTGATCCCCATCTGATTTGGCCGTTTGTGGGCATTTCAGTGGCGGGTGCAGCCTTTGCCATTGCATTCTTGTGTTGTTACTGGCGTCTCGGAAAGGGCCAGGAGGTTTCTGTCTAA
- a CDS encoding uncharacterized protein (Compare to YALI0E04532g, no similarity), whose translation MALRHDDTRHVSKLSLSQTLSRWKNRSRESLNFDEPAINDTATSTERERNLGRRKSSISSFTSFMSSNSSNSERSLKTMGRAKTVNEEVTRPKSRSKDQPQKTADNTRRIFSGNASYSSLIDISEEKKPKETKNTKNTKNTKSPSPLSTTPTGPATTQTMISSTNTNNNINTKTNTNTNANTNINTSTTTNKAEIIAANPPTTPSPLSKPPPSKRFSLAVVSSSPSFSSARTTRPASMSLSPILPERSAKRASVLQVAPFFQRPTAIKEPEEEESSASSGSDDLFSDTEDPYVDPTINLDEYDEDDAEIFCKAPLKHKVVCITCGHKFDTIDECFSHREKHQQQAIRRPLTQGTTKMKRPASIAVDVQKERAALVQTKSKRFTSSRHSWSVREMGRV comes from the coding sequence ATGGCACTTCGTCATGACGACACCCGGCACGTGTCAAAACTGTCACTATCACAGACTCTCTCACGATGGAAGAACAGATCCAGAGAGTCCTTGAACTTCGACGAGCCTGCCATTAACGACACAGCTACATCCACTGAGAGGGAGCGGAACCTGGGAAGACGCAAGTCCAGCATCTCTTCATTCACTTCGTTCATGTcttccaactcctccaactcagAACGCAGTCTCAAGACCATGGGCCGAGCCAAGACTGTCAATGAAGAAGTTACACGACCCAAGTCACGAAGCAAGGACCAGCCCCAGAAAACGGCAGACAATACGCGACGGATCTTTAGTGGTAACGCTTCCTACTCATCATTGATCGATATCTCAGAGGAAAAGAAACCCAAGGAAACCAAGAACACCAAGAACACCAAGAACACCAAGAGCCCATCGCCCCTATCTACAACTCCCACGGGACCCGccacaacacaaacaatgATCTCATCtaccaacaccaacaacaacatcaacaccaaaaccaacaccaacaccaacgccaacaccaacatcaacaccagcaccaccacTAACAAGGCAGAAATCATAGCAGCCAACCCGCCCACTACCCCTTCTCCTCTTAGCAAACCCCCTCCATCTAAGCGATTTTCTCTGGCAGTTGTCTCTTCATCCCCTAGCTTCTCCTCCGCCAGAACCACCCGCCCAGCATCGATGTCTCTGTCACCTATTCTCCCAGAGAGATCAGCCAAGAGAGCATCTGTTCTGCAGGTTGCCCCATTCTTCCAGCGACCTActgccatcaaggagcCCGAAGAAGAGGAATCATCTGCTTCATCCGGATCCGATGACCTATTCTCCGATACGGAGGATCCTTATGTCGATCCCACCATCAATCTGGACGAGTatgacgaagacgacgcTGAAATATTCTGCAAGGCTCCTCTGAAACATAAGGTCGTTTGCATCACCTGTGGCCACAAATTCGATACAATTGATGAATGCTTCTCTCATCGAGagaagcaccagcagcaggctaTACGACGACCCCTGACCCAGGGAACTACGAAGATGAAGCGACCTGCTTCAATTGCTGTTGACGTCCAGAAAGAACGTGCTGCTCTTGTGCAGACAAAGTCTAAACGATTCACTTCTTCACGCCACTCATGGAGCGTTCGAGAGATGGGACGTGTTTAA